From Panicum hallii strain FIL2 chromosome 2, PHallii_v3.1, whole genome shotgun sequence, a single genomic window includes:
- the LOC112880134 gene encoding DDRGK domain-containing protein 1: protein MDAGGGGVLGAVLCMLLVFAIFPLLLWRRRSDAADNHRLPPQPLQEDQVLHGRAAARRMRRRPGAASSSAASTSRDVPEDDEEGDDEEVPDVPRSSKKKEKKRQEREAQRQAEDAARDSRRNKQDRYEEMRRRKDEEREAQERLLEEEARTRKAKEEEAAALEFEKWKGAFSVDAEGTTESETQDDGQALLHNFVEYIKKQKCVPLEDLAAEFRMRTQDCINRIVTLESMDRLSGVMDDRGKFIYISTEEMKAVAEYIRKQGRVSISHLANNSNQFIDLEPKAQYEEESHQDDSAAVDTEP, encoded by the exons ATGGacgccggcgggggcggcgtCTTGGGCGCCGTGCTCTGCATGCTCCTGGTCTTCGCCAtcttccccctcctcctctggcgccgccgctccgatgCCGCCGACAACCACCGCCTCCCGCCCCAGCCGCTCCAGGAGGACCAGGTGCTGCACGGTCGCGCTGCGGCGCGCCGCATGCGTCGGAGGCCGGGAGCAGCCTCCTCTTCTGCCGCATCAACCAGCCGCGATG TTCCAGAAGACGATGAGGAGGGCGACGACGAGGAGGTCCCGGACGTTCCCAGATCCtcgaagaagaaggagaagaaaaggcaAGAGCGGGAGGCGCAGCGTCAG GCTGAAGATGCTGCACGGGATTCTAGGAGGAATAAACAAGACCGGTATGAGGAAATGAGGAGGAGGAAGGATGAGGAGCGTGAGGCACAGGAGAGACTACTG GAAGAAGAAGCTAGAACAAGGAAAGcaaaggaggaggaggccgctgCTCTAGAGTTTGAGAAATGGAAAGGGGCCTTTTCTGTTGATGCTGAAGGTACAACAGAGAGTGAGACGCAAGATGATGGTCAGGCTTTGCTCCACAACTTTGTGGAATACATCAAG AAGCAGAAGTGTGTTCCCCTTGAGGACCTGGCGGCAGAGTTCAGGATGAGAACCCAG GATTGCATCAACCGGATCGTGACTCTGGAAAGCATGG ATAGGTTATCTGGTGTGATGGATGACCGTGGGAAGTTCATCTACATATCCACCGAGGAGATGAAGGCTGTTGCAGAGTACATCAGGAAACAGGGGAGAGTGAGCATATCGCATCTGGCCAACAACTCAAACCAATTTATCGACTTGGAGCCAAAGGCCCAGTATGAGGAGGAGAGCCATCAAGATGACAGTGCTGCAGTGGACACGGAGCCATGA